The following are from one region of the Nicotiana tomentosiformis chromosome 7, ASM39032v3, whole genome shotgun sequence genome:
- the LOC104115397 gene encoding uncharacterized protein isoform X1, translating into MKRSRKEKKPETPKLMLEEIVGFTTANANGLAAASGVSNSKCVYIAGCVAVVYDVDLCTQSYLVVSDRLPKPLSCVAISGDGRFIAAGESGPHPAVVIWEAASLALTCELKAHQHGVACIAFSPDGQHLASVGYPHDGYICLWDFQSQTLITKCKGFTPSSAVESVSFSSDGRLFITAGKKHLKFWKLGLPTRSHRKARTASGAIGKQANLGHHKGCSFIAVASSTWGESSLLDHIRTGEASHVYALTDAGVLCLLNSEMTIATSVELQVEKAFGLSVSRKLVACACNNGQVKLFAANSFLYAGSLYYAETRCSKESAADCHAMIGKNRYEKLESLPNAIACQFSTLQKLVVFYDDRSIYIWDVQDVDKATRCSVLVSHSACIWDIKNFSCENMHDPSKACAAKGCSGGVSFATCSADGSIRLWDLELQSISSDNSLPLPTEDKSLISLSARAGVFERESLASGFASTGYRSMAVSSDGRYLGAGDFLGNLHIFNLHTAEYMCIQGAHDGEILSLSFSLQSNDTPADKFLHSHYFLVSGGKDGMIHLYDAERNFDLIGSFRDHSAPVTCVKCTCSGTKILSCNADRSLVFCDVAMIDSAYKISCYHRVLPGVVYDMTVDASTEIAVTIGQDKKINTFSIPSGKLIRSFKHIGGFGDPLKVCVDPSCSYLVCSDSFKILCLYDIMSGNMVAQAVGHGDVITGVIFLPDCKHLVSVSRDGCIFVWKLPGSLSSVMLWKIKENACPLSPEKFGAPATSDQIKFHEVNYHQPEGIYMTPKLFQVNQRVLCREGSSPGTALKFSISRLPKWAQAKVTNPHSMMTDPKSSSSKTGKNECPNMHRPTSETIRMCEEAVNNLDVAAERAVQLFSNFANQHPRIETSREHENQSLAKAAEMLVLIAKKIHSAAKMAKSANIGSNGKAEMDISIFNQ; encoded by the exons TCAGGGCCTCACCCTGCAGTAGTGATATGGGAAGCAGCAAGTTTGGCTCTGACATGCGAATTGAAGGCTCATCAACACGGCGTAGCGTGCATTGCCTTTTCACCTGATG GCCAACACCTCGCTTCTGTTGGATATCCTCATGATGGATATATTTGCCTCTGGGATTTCCAGAGTCAGACATTAATTACAAAATGCAAGGGGTTCACGCCAAGTTCTGCAGTTGAATCTGTTAGCTTCTCATCAGATGGAAGATTGTTTATCACTGCAGGAAAGAAGCACCTGAAGTTCTGGAAATTGGGATTACCTACCAGATCTCATAGGAAAGCTAGAACAGCATCAGGAGCAATTGGAAAGCAAGCTAATCTTGGTCATCATAAAGGATGCTCGTTCATAGCTGTTGCATCTTCCACGTGGGGTGAGAGTAGTCTCCTAGATCACATTCGCACGGGTGAAGCTTCACATGTTTATGCGCTGACAGATGCAG GGGTTTTGTGCCTTCTAAACTCGGAGATGACTATTGCAACTTCTGTGGAATTACAG GTTGAGAAAGCCTTTGGACTATCAGTATCCAGAAAGTTGGTTGCTTGTGCATGCAATAATGGACAAGTTAAACTCTTTGCTGCAAACTCTTTTTTATATGCTGGAAGCTTATACTATGCTGAAACCAGATGCAGTAAAGAAAGTGCTGCAGACTGTCATGCAATGATTGGAAAAAATCGATATGAGAAGCTGGAGAGTCTGCCTAACGCAATTGCTTGTCAGTTTTCAACATTGCAAAAACTTG TTGTCTTCTATGATGATCGCAGCATTTACATATGGGATGTTCAGGATGTTGACAAG GCCACCAGGTGCTCTGTGCTAGTTTCACATAGTGCCTGCATATGGGACATCAAGAATTTCTCATGTGAAAACATGCATGATCCCTCCAAAGCATGTGCTGCTAAAGGCTGTTCTGGTGGAGTTTCTTTTGCAACATGCTCAGCTGATGGCAGCATCAGGTTGTGGGATCTTGAATTACAATCTATCTCATCAGACAACAGCTTGCCTCTTCCAACAGAAGACAAATCTTTGATTTCCCTTTCAG CGAGGGCTGGTGTTTTTGAACGTGAATCTCTGGCATCAGGCTTTGCCTCTACAGGTTATCGTTCAATGGCTGTCAGTTCAGATGGAAGGTATTTGGGAGCTGGTGATTTCCTGGGAAATCTCCATATATTCAACCTACACACAGCTGAGTATATGTGCATCCAG GGTGCTCATGACGGCGAAATTCTGTCATTGAGTTTCAGCTTGCAAAGCAATGACACTCCTGCTGATAAGTTTCTCCACAGTCATTATTTTCTTGTCTCTGGGGGAAAGGATGGCATGATTCATCTCTATGATGCGGAAAG GAACTTTGACCTCATCGGGAGTTTTCGTGATCATTCTGCTCCTGTGACCTGCGTGAAATGCACTTGCAGTGGCACTAAGATTCTCAGTTGTAATGCAGATAG GTCTCTGGTTTTCTGTGATGTTGCTATGATCGATTCAGCATACAAGATATCTTGCTATCATCGAGTCTTACCGGGAGTTGTATATGACATGACAGTCGATGCTTCCACTGAGATTGCTGTCACAATAGGGCAG GATAAGAAGATTAACACATTCAGCATTCCTTCTGGGAAGTTGATCAGGTCATTTAAGCATATTGGAGGTTTTGGGGATCCTCTCAAG GTATGTGTGGACCCTAGCTGCAGTTATCTGGTTTGCTCCGACTCGTTTAAGATTCTTTGCTTATATGACATTATGTCTGGGAATATGGTCGCACAAGCAGTCGGGCATGGTGATGTTATAACTGGTGTCATCTTTTTACCTGACTGCAAGCATCTAGTTTCT GTAAGTCGTGATGGTTGTATCTTTGTTTGGAAACTCCCTGGTTCTTTATCGTCTGTGATGCTGTGGAAAATTAAGGAAAATGCTTGTCCGTTATCCCCAGAAAAATTTGGTGCTCCAGCAACTTCAGATCAAATCAAATTTCATGAGGTTAATTACCACCAACCTGAAGGCATATATATGACCCCAAAACTCTTCCAAGTAAATCAGAGAGTACTCTGCCGAGAAGGGAGTTCACCAGGGACGGCACTTAAATTCAGCATTTCAAGACTCCCGAAATGGGCACAAGCCAAAGTTACTAATCCTCATTCCATGATGACTGACCCTAAATCCTCATCCTCCAAG ACTGGAAAAAATGAATGTCCCAATATGCATAGACCAACCAGTGAAACAATCCGTATGTGTGAAGAGGCAGTAAATAATTTGGATGTTGCAGCTGAGAGAGCAGTGCAGTTGTTTTCTAATTTTGCAAATCAGCATCCCAGAATAGAGACTTCAAGGGAGCATGAAAATCAGTCACTAGCCAAGGCAGCTGAAATGCTTGTGCTAATAGCAAAGAAAATCCATAGTGCTGCCAAAATGGCAAAATCTGCCAATATTGGTTCCAACGGGAAGGCCGAAATGGATATTTCAATTTTCAACCAATGA